Part of the Stackebrandtia endophytica genome is shown below.
GGCGGCGGCTACTACTCCGGTTCGAAACGTCATGAGAGCCGCGCCCTGCTGCAGCACCTCACGGCACGTGGATGGGTGTGCATCAGCGCCACCTACCGATTGCGGCCGGAAGCCGGCTTCACCGACCACCTGGACGATGCGCGCGCGGTACTGCGATGGGTTCACGACAATGCGTCCGTCCACGGTGGTGACACCGACACCGTCGTCATGGCCGGCAGCTCCGCGGGCGCCCACCTGACGGCGTTGTGCGCCCTCACCCAGGACTCCGCCGACCCCGACCTGCCCCGCGTCGACGCCGCTGTCTGCCTCTACGCCTACTACGGGCGCTACTACGGCCGCGACGAGAACGAAACACCGATCTCCACGCCGCTGGCGCTCGACGTCGCCTCCGCTCCACCCTTCTTCATCGCACACGGCGACCACGACTCCTGGGTCCCGGTGGAGGATGCCCGCCAGCTGAATCGCAGGCTGGCCGAGCACTCGCCACATCAACCCTGGTACGTGGAGTTTCCCGGAGCCCAGCACGGCTTCGACGCCCTCCGCTCCTGGCGCATGGAGGCCGTCATCGACGGCGTCGACGCCTTCCTGGAGCACTCGGGCCTCAACGATCGAAATCGGGGAAGAGTCGACGCAGCCGGGATGGGTTGAGGCTCAACGCCGATCAGGCGCCGGATGCCATCGCACCGGACCGTACTCGCACGGTTCGAGCACCGATCCATAGAGATTCCACAACCGGAGCTCGCAGCACACCGACAGTAAGAAGCTGTCTTTGGACCTCGTTCGTCGTGAGCGGTACCAGGGCGAGTGCATTCGCAGTGGCGGAGGCGTTCGGCGCATACCGGCGCTTTTGAAAAAGGCACCGTGTATGCGCCGGACACCGACAACACCGCGAGGCGCCCGTATGGTCGACGCGCAACAGAACAGCAGGTTCAAAGACAGCTTCTAAGATCGAGTATGGCCGCGAATATGCCCGAATGGCCCGGTGAACCGCACCGGCTGTGGAACGAGGTGCTGGAGACTCCTCACGTGAGTCGACCGCCGCTGCCGCCCTGGGAGACGTACGACGAGTTCCTGGAGCACGCCCACGTATCTCGATTGTGGACCGCCGGAGCGGGCATCCTGTTCGTCGCCGTGATTCCCGGCGTGGTCGCCTGGAGTCTCCGCAACGAGCTCTGGCTCATTGCCGTGATCTGCGCCGCCATCGCCGCCGTCATGGTCGTCGGCGCACTGTCCATGATGGTGTGGGACCTGATCGGCCGCGGGTTTCGGCTACGGCGAATGCACCGGCGGGCGCTCGCCGACGGGATCGCGGCGAACGCCTATCCGGCACCGCTGTGGATGCCGTCGCACTCCGAGGGGCGGGCCACCGACCCGGCGTACCTGCTGATCAGCACCCGACTGTCCGACTACACCGCCGATCGCATCCACGCGGTCTTCGGCGCCTGGGCCAGGGTGCTGTTGGACGACAAGGATCAGAAACACGCGGCGTGGGAGATCATGGGCCGACGAAAGATCATTCCGCTGGAGGAGATCTTCGGGCCGGGGGCGACCGGCGCCTGGCTGGCCCAGCCGACCATCGATGAACTGGATCACGAGTCCTCACCGTGGCGGATCATCATGCCCCACAAACAACTCGAACTCTCGACGATTCTGCCGGTCGCGGCACCGGAGGGCACCGGGTCGACGACCCGATGACGAGCGGGGCGGCACCCCGCTCGTCGCTGCGGGCACTAGGAGGCGATGCCCCGCCAGCACGGGCCACCGTTGTCGTCGGGACGGGAACGGCCGAGCTCCAGCAGGAACGATCGGTGGTCGGTGTCGGAGACGGCATACGACCAGGCGCAGCTCTGGCGCCAGATCTTGGTCGACGAGTAGTAGATGTGTTGCAGACCCGATAGCGCCGTGTTGTCCTCGGCCTTGCGTTCGGTGTTCTTCAAACCGTTGAAGTCGTCGGGTGCGCAGTGTTGACCGCGCCCCTTCATGTTGAGGTCACCGGCCAGGATGACATCGCCCGACAGTTTGTCGAGTATGGAGTCACGAAGGAAGGCACACTCGATCTGTTGTCGATCCCCCTGCGACGACAGCGAGAGGTGGGTGGTGCAGACCTGGAACGAGTTCCACTGTTCGTTCACCGAGACCCGCGCACACAGGTAGGAACGGTATCCCTGCTCCTGGAAGTAGCCGCTCGGGCCGTCACCGGTGAACTTCTTGGCGAGGATGGCGTTCACACCGATTCCGCGGTCCACTGTGCATTCTCGGGCCTTGCCGTCGGTGCCGCCGCCGGTCTCCTGGTAACGCAACTGATAGCCGATGGTCTCGGCGACGATCTCCAGATCCCCCAGGCAACCCTCGGTCACGGTGAGGACGTCGGGAAGATGGCGCTGATACTGGACCACCAGCGAGGCGCGTTTGCGCTCGGCGGTCTTGCGTTCGGCAGCCTCCCAACCTGCCGTGCCCGGTTCGACGGAGTTGGCGAAGCAGAACGGGGTCTCCAACGATCCCCACATACACATGTTTGTCTGCTTGACCGTGATGATGCCCGGCCCGTACGCCTGATTCGGGTTGGTGGGAGACGGTTGCGACGCGGGAGTCGCCGTCTCAGCAGCGGCGATCGCATGGCCGCCCGACACGATCAGCGCCAACGCGGCGGTCACACCGAGGAGCCACCGGCGGATTCCGTGGGTGCGCATGATTCCCTCCATTTTCGGACTGACGGCGAGCTCCTCAGCGGTTCACCGTTTGAAATCCGGCCGAGGAGCCCGTCATCGATGACGACCCCTAACAGCAGCCGACGTACTCGACACAGCAGTAGGTGCAGTCGACCTGCAGGTAACGGCGGTACTTGGCGTGCCCGCCGGAGCAGACACCGGAGGCGACGCAGTAGGTTTCCCAGAACGGCGAGCAGGCCGCCGACGCCTTTGATTCACCGGTCAGCTTCGCGAGGGCCTGGTCGGCGACGTGGTTGATTCGCGCGATGATCTTCACTGGAACTCCCTAGGTAAGTGGCTTCTCGGCGCGGGGCCGCACCGACAGGGCAGATCATAGCGAGATATTTACGCGCGTCAATTATTGACGACGCCGGGACCCATAATGTGGGCACATTACACGTGACCATCCCGGACAGTCTTAAGTCGACAGATCTCGGGAGCGCCAGACGACCGCCAATGCCGGATCCCCACCGGAATGGGGTTCTACCCGCTCAACGGTGAAACCCTCGCGCTCATAAAACGCCCCGGCACGCTCGTTGGCCGCAAAGTGCTCGATCCACAACCGACTCGCGTCGACCGGCAACCGGGCGATGACGGCGTCGAGCAGCACCACACCCAGCCCTCGACCACGCACGGCCGGGTCGACGTAGAG
Proteins encoded:
- a CDS encoding alpha/beta hydrolase, with the protein product MPVGYLITLALVGVCTLIALIRMRRWGRLAYALTMVVNEVPHLVAVILLIAPTALAWSEGDLDGPSGPVLLAIAFLVLIGLAELLRRNLIAHSAVVTAVRAHGAEPRQRRWSRLRPVVFPFTRRPRQITRINDVSYGGHRRQRLDVLRHRDPARRGPVFVYFHGGGYYSGSKRHESRALLQHLTARGWVCISATYRLRPEAGFTDHLDDARAVLRWVHDNASVHGGDTDTVVMAGSSAGAHLTALCALTQDSADPDLPRVDAAVCLYAYYGRYYGRDENETPISTPLALDVASAPPFFIAHGDHDSWVPVEDARQLNRRLAEHSPHQPWYVEFPGAQHGFDALRSWRMEAVIDGVDAFLEHSGLNDRNRGRVDAAGMG
- a CDS encoding endonuclease/exonuclease/phosphatase family protein codes for the protein MRTHGIRRWLLGVTAALALIVSGGHAIAAAETATPASQPSPTNPNQAYGPGIITVKQTNMCMWGSLETPFCFANSVEPGTAGWEAAERKTAERKRASLVVQYQRHLPDVLTVTEGCLGDLEIVAETIGYQLRYQETGGGTDGKARECTVDRGIGVNAILAKKFTGDGPSGYFQEQGYRSYLCARVSVNEQWNSFQVCTTHLSLSSQGDRQQIECAFLRDSILDKLSGDVILAGDLNMKGRGQHCAPDDFNGLKNTERKAEDNTALSGLQHIYYSSTKIWRQSCAWSYAVSDTDHRSFLLELGRSRPDDNGGPCWRGIAS